In Perognathus longimembris pacificus isolate PPM17 chromosome 23, ASM2315922v1, whole genome shotgun sequence, a single genomic region encodes these proteins:
- the Fam98b gene encoding LOW QUALITY PROTEIN: protein FAM98B (The sequence of the model RefSeq protein was modified relative to this genomic sequence to represent the inferred CDS: deleted 1 base in 1 codon): MRGPEPEPGPEAEAGMEGDVLDTLEALGYKGPLLEEQALRQAAEGGLSSPEFSELCVWLGSQIKSLCNLEESITSAGRDDPESFQLEISGFLKEMACPYSVLVSGDIKDRLKKKDDCLKLLLFLSTELQALQILQNKKAKASQPDGSSAVYQEVEALCGALGMPSSSPDLPHLLSQVESKVKDVLSKVQKNHVGKPLLKMDLSPEQAEKLERINQALSCEYECRRRMLVKRLDVTVQSFGWSERAKVKTDSIARIYQPKRYALSPKTSVTVAHLLAAREDLSKIIRTSSGRSREKTACAINKVLMGRVPDRGGRPNEIEPPPPEMPPWQKRQEGGGGGGRGGWGGGGGGRGGWGGGGGGGRGGGGGWGGGGGGRGGFQGRGEYGGRGGYGGRGYGDPYGGGGYRRY, translated from the exons gTACAAGGGACCGCTGCTGGAAGAACAAGCCCTCCGCCAGGCAGCCGAGGGGGGCCTGTCCTCCCCTGAGTTCTCAGAGCTCTGTGTGTGGCTAGGCTCTCAGATCAAATCCTTGTGCAACTTGGAAGAAAGCATCACATCCGCTG GGAGAGATGACCCCGAGAGCTTCCAGCTTGAGATAAGTGGTTTCTTAAAAGAAATGGCCTGTCCGTATTCC GTGCTTGTATCTGGAGACATTAAAGACCGCTTAAAGAAGAAGGATGACTGTTTGAAACTTCTGT TATTTTTGAGTACAGAGCTTCAGGCTTTACAGATCCTgcagaacaagaaagccaaggccTCCCAGCCGGATGGGAGTAGTGCGGTTTACCAGGAGGTTGAGGCCCTGTGCGGCGCCCTGGGCATGCCCTCGTCCAGCCCCGACCTTCCCCATCTGCTGAGCCAGGTGGAGTCAAAG GTGAAGGATGTTCTTTCTAAAGTGCAGAAAAATCACGTGGGGAAACCTCTTCTGAAAATGGACTTAAGTCCAGAACAAGCG GAAAAGCTGGAGAGAATTAACCAGGCCCTTTCCTGTGAGTACGAATGCCGTCGGCGGATGCTGGTGAAGCGACTGGATGTGACGGTGCAGTCCTTCGGGTGGTCAGAGCGCGCCAAG GTAAAGACAGATAGCATAGCGAGAATTTACCAGCCTAAGCGGTATGCCTTGTCACCCAAGACAAGCGTGACGGTGGCGCATCTGCTCGCGGCGCGCGAGGATCTGTCCAAGATCATCCGGACCAGCAGCGGCCGCAGCCGGGAGAAGACGGCCTGCGCCATCAACAAG GTGCTGATGGGGAGGGTGCCTGACCGGGGCGGACGACCCAACGAGATCGAGCCACCGCCCCCTGAGATGCCCCCTTGGCAAAAGAGACAagaaggcggcggcggcggcggccgggggggctggggagggggtgggggtgggagagggggctggggagggggcgggggaggagggcggggtgggggagggggctggggagggggcggcggggggagaGGAGGCTTCCAGGGCAGGGGAgagtatggaggaagagggggCTACGGGGGAAGAGGCTACGGGGACCCCTACGGGGGTGGCGGGTATCGGAGGTACTGA